A DNA window from Shewanella baltica contains the following coding sequences:
- the relA gene encoding GTP diphosphokinase, with protein MVSVREAHFNDPDFHLEDWVARYVGHADEAQMLLSLIGQIDALPAKSPAAKRELLERAREMIEILAPLNMDIETLQAAILFVVFDAGLLTEDAIKEKFGEPLARLVASVVTMNAIGALKINPNSRSTEPQIDNIRRMLLAMVEDVRAVVIKLAERVCLLRAVKNADEETRVLLAREIADIYAPLANRLGIGQLKWELEDISFRYLHPDTYKDIAKQLDGKRLDREVFIDKFVSQLQQRLDEDQIRAKVYGRPKHIYSIWRKMKGKHLKFDELFDVRAVRIVTERLQDCYGALGVVHTLWHHIPREFDDYVANPKPNGYQSIHTVVVGPEGKTVEIQIRTQDMHEDAELGVAAHWKYKEGNNQSGKQSGYEEKINWLRKILQWQEDVVESGNLVEEVRSQVFEDRVYVFTPSGEVVDLPLGSTVLDFAYYIHSQVGHKCIGAKVDGRIVPFTYQVETGERIEIITSKQPNPKRDWLNPNLGYIRTSRARSKIQHWFKQQDRDKNIVAGKEMLESELARVSLKIKDAAIAVERFNMASMDDLLAAIGGGDVRLHQVVNHIQSRLRLDEVSEEDAVEELVKKGQHKPTSSGRGQVEVNGVGNLLNHIARCCQPVPGDEILGFITKGRGISVHRADCEQVKELMRVHPERGVDVVWGENYSGGYRMRLRVLAHDRSGLLRDLTSVLAAEKSNVLAMSSSSDTKNQTAAIELELELYNLDGLSRVLSKLTQVDSVIEARRL; from the coding sequence ATGGTCTCTGTTCGCGAAGCGCACTTTAATGATCCCGATTTTCACTTAGAAGATTGGGTGGCTCGCTATGTCGGTCATGCCGATGAAGCGCAGATGCTGCTCTCCTTGATAGGGCAGATTGACGCCTTACCCGCTAAGAGTCCTGCGGCGAAGAGAGAACTGCTCGAACGTGCTCGAGAGATGATCGAAATCCTCGCACCGCTGAACATGGACATTGAAACCCTGCAAGCGGCGATTTTGTTTGTGGTGTTCGATGCTGGCTTACTGACCGAAGACGCCATCAAAGAGAAATTTGGTGAGCCGCTGGCGCGTTTAGTGGCGAGTGTTGTGACCATGAATGCCATCGGCGCCTTGAAAATCAATCCCAACAGTCGCTCCACCGAGCCGCAAATCGACAACATCCGCCGCATGTTACTGGCGATGGTTGAAGATGTGCGCGCTGTGGTCATCAAACTGGCTGAGCGTGTGTGTTTACTGCGGGCGGTGAAAAATGCCGATGAAGAAACTCGCGTGCTACTGGCCCGCGAAATTGCCGATATTTATGCGCCGCTGGCCAACCGTTTAGGTATAGGTCAATTAAAGTGGGAGCTGGAAGACATTTCTTTTCGCTACCTGCATCCAGATACCTATAAAGACATCGCTAAGCAATTAGATGGTAAACGACTGGATCGTGAAGTCTTTATCGACAAGTTTGTCAGTCAGTTACAACAAAGATTAGATGAAGACCAAATTCGCGCTAAGGTCTACGGCCGGCCGAAACATATCTACAGTATCTGGCGCAAGATGAAGGGCAAACACCTTAAATTTGATGAGTTGTTTGACGTGCGCGCCGTGCGTATCGTGACTGAGCGTTTGCAGGATTGTTATGGTGCATTAGGCGTAGTGCATACGCTTTGGCACCATATTCCGCGGGAATTTGACGACTATGTCGCTAACCCTAAACCTAATGGTTATCAATCGATTCATACGGTTGTTGTGGGGCCTGAGGGCAAAACCGTTGAAATTCAAATTCGTACCCAAGACATGCATGAAGATGCAGAGCTGGGTGTGGCTGCGCATTGGAAATACAAAGAAGGAAATAATCAATCCGGTAAGCAAAGCGGCTACGAAGAAAAAATTAACTGGCTGCGTAAAATTCTGCAATGGCAGGAAGACGTGGTCGAAAGTGGCAACTTGGTCGAAGAAGTGCGCAGCCAAGTGTTTGAGGATAGAGTGTATGTGTTCACCCCAAGCGGTGAAGTCGTCGACTTGCCACTGGGCTCAACCGTGCTCGACTTTGCCTATTACATTCACTCCCAAGTGGGACATAAATGTATTGGTGCTAAGGTCGATGGCCGTATTGTGCCGTTTACTTATCAGGTCGAAACGGGCGAGCGTATCGAGATCATCACCTCGAAACAGCCTAATCCCAAGCGCGACTGGCTTAACCCTAACTTAGGTTATATCCGCACCTCGCGGGCGCGTTCGAAAATCCAGCATTGGTTTAAGCAGCAGGACAGAGACAAGAATATTGTCGCCGGCAAAGAAATGCTTGAATCCGAATTGGCGCGGGTGAGCTTGAAAATTAAAGACGCGGCCATCGCGGTCGAGCGCTTTAATATGGCGAGCATGGATGACTTACTGGCGGCGATTGGCGGCGGTGATGTGCGTCTGCATCAAGTGGTTAACCATATTCAGAGTCGTCTGCGACTCGACGAAGTGTCAGAAGAAGATGCCGTCGAAGAATTAGTTAAGAAAGGCCAACACAAACCGACCTCCAGTGGCCGTGGTCAGGTTGAAGTCAACGGTGTGGGTAACTTACTTAACCATATCGCCCGTTGTTGTCAGCCCGTTCCCGGTGATGAGATCTTAGGTTTTATCACTAAGGGCCGCGGAATTTCTGTGCATCGCGCCGATTGTGAACAAGTGAAAGAGCTGATGCGGGTTCACCCTGAGCGCGGTGTCGATGTGGTCTGGGGCGAAAATTACTCCGGCGGTTATCGCATGCGTTTGCGGGTATTGGCCCACGATCGCAGCGGTTTATTGCGTGACTTAACCTCAGTGTTGGCTGCCGAAAAATCCAATGTATTAGCCATGAGCTCGTCATCGGATACTAAAAACCAGACCGCCGCGATTGAGTTGGAACTAGAGCTTTATAACCTCGATGGTTTATCGCGGGTGTTATCGAAACTGACCCAGGTCGATAGCGTGATCGAGGCAAGACGGCTTTAG